Genomic segment of Citrus sinensis cultivar Valencia sweet orange chromosome 7, DVS_A1.0, whole genome shotgun sequence:
ACAGAGAGACTGATTCTAATCTTTTGAAAGCATTGGAAAGTAGTGCATCAGTGTCTTTGGGTGCTAAGTGGGATGAAAAGATAGAACCTATATTCATCACTAATATTGGCCGTTACCGACGTTACAAGTTTGACAGTGTTAGAGACCTATTGCGAGTTGTACGAAACAAATTGAATCATTATAGAGAACTCCCAGAAGAAATTCAGGTTTAGTTCTAGACTAATGATTACTCATTATGCTGTAGATTTCTTGATTAAGGCTTTTGAAATAGAGCTTATTTAAGCAGAGCTTTTATtggtagatttttttttttttaacaagtgGAGCTTTTACCAAGAAAAAACTTTAGTTGTTTAATTGTCAAtgaaagtttttataaaaatgtgtaaaattaGTTCTACAGgcaagttttttaaagttatgtcattaaaggaataaaataaaattgtgaaataactAAAGGATTTTTCAGGCAATTTAACATTTTAGAAAGCTTTCTTTATTGGATTGTctgtaaaatcaaatataactGATCTATTCAAAAGGACATCTTCTCATTTGCCTCCAAAATCTTGTACAGCCTTTTGTTAACGAGTAGATTTTATCTATGATCTTTAGCTGACTCTAACGATGTACGCCATGCTGCACGGCAAtgacatttatattttgctgTCTATACTAGGAACTTGTTGGACCAGTTCCAGAAGGATTTGATGGCTATTTTGCAACTCGATTCCCAAGACTCTTAATTGAAGTATATAAAGTTGTGAGCAGATACTGCAGGGAAGAGGAATGCTTTcacaaatatttcaaaagcaactaaatttaaatagcTGGCTGCCTGGCTCCATCTAATTTCTGAAGAAGGTATTGCTTTAAGTCCAGCCAAGAATTGGAGAACAGTGGAAGCTACTTATTTTCCTCCCTTCACAGTTGTATATATAGAAATATGTCTGTAACCTAACATGTGGAAATAACATGTAGAAACactttaattaatcaatatattgtttttttcacAAAGCCACAGCAGTATGTATGCCTATTGGTTtactttcttgtttttaatctCTAAAGGTATTCCGTGCCAGAATCCTCAGGACTGACATTTATAGGTTAGGATCCTTCCTGGGAAAATGATTTCTAATGATCCTCTGAACtccatttttgtttaaaattttgaaatttattcatCTCAGTGGGTTGCACAAAACAGTTGATTGGAGCAGTGCTCTTTCAAGTTATGAAGATAAAATGGCTAAGAGCTGCCATTACAGTTTCTAGTAGCTGAGTCAAGGCTTAAGTTTGAAGACAGTTCGATATGCTTTCGGTTGGAATTACAGCTACTCATTTCATCTTCGCTTCTGTAAGAAGTTCTCTCTACATGTCTTCTTTTGGACCAGCTTTTAACTTCATCTTCTTTCTCAttaacaaatgaaagaaatgtttgaaggCGTGCAGATCGTGAGCTTCCACCATTAGACTCTGTATCCCCAGGGTAATGGCGGCTGAACTGGTGCACTAACTGCATCAAATATATGAAGAGAGCAAGCAAGCAAGCTAGCCCACATAGAAGATAAAGACCGCTAAAACTTTTAAGCTGAAGCCGATCAACATCTAACTTTGCTCCTTGAGAACTACAAGCACTTCTCAGAAGCCATTTATCATGAATCCTCTGAAGGTCACCATTCTCTGACAGCTTCAATATGGCGGTTGATATGTCAACTGCTAAAGGCGAGTCCCGAGGAAAAGCCTGATAGATATATACATCAAAATCCTTGTATCATAAGCCAACGCAACAGTGACATTATAACTTTCAATAGAATGACGACACGATACTTACAAAACCCCAGCCATTTTTAGTGAACTCTTGACCCACAATACTGAATTCACATCTGGTTGAGAGGAAGAGCTCTGCATACGCACGGTCATCAACCACTGCGGCAACACCGCCTTTATGTGGGCCATCCTTCAAGGCTTTAGCATACTCTTCTGGTGAATTTAGAGGTACAAGTCTTGACTCATCAATATTGAATTCATCTACTAAGTAGTTTCTTGCAAATGAGTTCACCTGATAACCGATGGGATAATTGCTTGATCTTAAACTATCAATGCCTTTGATGGGAGAAGATAGCTTTTGCACTGTAAGGATTGATGTTAGGCTTGCAGTGTAGCTTGAGTTTATTATGAGAACCACAAATAGCCATATGATTAGCACTAGGCGACCAAGTGCGCTAACAGTTTTTTCTTCTGCATAAGATCACAAAATGAAGTACTTCGTTGAGTCCAATTATAGGAGCTAGTTAAAAAGTGCAGAACTTTTTAGCAGCATTTACTTACTATGAGCGAAGAACATTGTTGAAAAGCTAAACCTGCAAAACCAAAATAAGGATATAAGTGACTGAAGGTGATGCAATTTGACCAATGATaaactccaaaaaaaaaaaaaagatggtagaaaatatttcaaatgaggagttatttctcattttcaaaGGGAAATTGATATTCTCTTTGCCACTTTACTCACCAGAAAATAGTGACAACTTGTCTTTTAGGTGGTCCTCGGAACTCATCATTCAGCCTATGCTCCAAAATCCAAACAACTGCTCCTACAGCAAGGAAGAAGATAGCAGTGACACCCCACATCATTGGAGTAAATGGGCTTAAAAATGCCCAGGCATTGGAGTCCAACTTCCTAACCGGGGCAACCACAACTAGCCCCGACTCAATGTATGGCTGTGTGAAGTCTGCCATCTTTGTTCGGTTTGTAATGATTGCTATGTCACCTACTGCTGCATCATAAACCTGTATGGAACATGAAAGCTAGATGGTCAGAAAACAGTCGCTAAATTTTGCAAATTCTATAAGAGGTTTTGTCGAAAATACTCACACCAGCTGTGATCAAGCGGACAAGCTCAGTACAACTGGGATTATTGTGGCCATCTCCAAATGGTATTAATTTGTATGGGACAGCATATGGCAATAAGTTAATGGCAGCAGTGAATACATCAATGCAGAAGCCACTCGTCATATCACTTCCTTTTACTGAGACGAATTCACGAAAACTGACCCGATTTGGCACTCCAATTCTCAGATGTCTTCCATTATTAGGAAAAACCCACCCACGGGGTTTCTGTGTAGTTTGTCCAGGCCAGATAACACTGTACAGTCTTTGATTTGAGCTGGAACGATTGGGCGGCTTTGAGTACAAAGTTTCTGGAGGCACAACTGATAAGCCAGAGTAATTGGACCAATAACCAATCCTCCTGTACCCTGTGCCAATCACATTTATGATTTCATATGCAGGATTTATAAGGTCCCCATGTGAATTAAACCTAGCAGGGCCTGCTGTGCCAGTCATATTAGCCTGTAAAATACTATCACGCAAGAGGTTCCCTCCATTGAAAATTCTCAAAGAATCAAGACGCAGATGTCCTTGTATCTCTGACAGTCTAGAATCTTTTGAAAATGACAAGTTCCCTCCTtgcttgaaaaatgaattaattgcaCGAGCAAGCAGCCACACAGTGTCATATGCATAGAAACCATAAGCATTCAAACCAATATAGCCATTAGGTGTCTTCGCATCAGTCAAGTTTCTCCATCTAgagataaattttcttttgagtaCTGAATCTGGTGTGTAGGTTCGTAGAGTAAGGACTCCTTGAATATCATCCATTACATCTGAAGGAAAGGGAGAATTAGTATCTAATGCAGTGGAAAGCCAACTAGTAGCTATCCACACGTATCCAGTTCCTAGCATGCCAAGGTATTGAGCCACATGAAAAACCACCGGACCCCGATTGTAATGAGTATGAACAACAATAATCCGAGACTCAGTTAAAGCAACCTTAACCAGTAAGTCAGTGATTTCATCCTCAGTTGCTTCAACGCTCAAAGGTGCTTTGAAAGATATCCGACAACGCTTCGCAGCAAGCTTATCTCCTAATGCAGCTATCCCATTTCTCCCGTGATCGTCATCTACATATATTGCAATTACCTCCCTCCATCCATAGTGATCTACAATTTCTGCTATTGCAGCCATCTGATATTGATCACTCTGGGTAGTCCTGACGAAGTATGGAAATTGAAGTGAAGACAAAGTAGGGTCTGTGGCTGAGAATGACAACAGAGGGACTTGGAGCTCATTTGCAACATGAGACACTACATGGGATGTCACAGCATCCTGGGGGCCGATTATGGCCACTGTTTGCCCTTCCATCAAGTGTAAGGCTATTTAAAGCAGCAAAATTGAACAACGAAGAACCATAGGAGATTAGCAATCTAAGCAATTCACTAGCTGGCATGATATTTGCaaacaaagagaaaacaaGTATAACAAAGGATTTACCCTCAGCAAGGGCAAGAAATCCACTGTGATTGCAGTCCTGCATTTGAAGCTTAAGCTTAGTTCCACCAAGAGTAGTTGGATCAGAATTCACGTCGTCAACGGCAGCTTTTATTGCCAGCTTTGCAACCTTTCCGACATTAGTACTGAATGAGAGAAGTGCCCCAATGTTCACAACACTTGGTCTTCCAGAAGCTTGTGCAGTAATTCGATATACAAATAACTCGCAGTAGAAAATCATTAACAACATAACCCCAGATAATTTCATGGCGACTTGCCAGGTCGATTGTTAATACACCCCTGATTTACCTTGATCTTCCGTGCAGGAACCTATTAAAAACAATGATAGAATCCAAAAGATTGCGTATTTGGGTTTCACCAAATACATATGCAAACCATATGCGTAGCTATATATCCAACAACAGGAAGCAAGGACTTGTAAAGAATATTGAAAGGTGAATAATAGACTGAAAATTTTAGGTAAATAAGAACGTCAAAAGATCTAAATcagggaaaataaaataaaatataaaaaactatGACAGCAGCAGCCGGAACTCAGGTGGCGGTGCTTTTAAATGAACCGAATACCCAAAAACagtttttttaaggaaaaagaaaaacaggaAGAGATGAAACAACGAACGAGCAAACAGTTCAAGACATACACAGCAAATAGCAGCAGATAACTCATGGAGTTGGaacttatcaaaaaaaaaaaaaaaaaggcctcACAACAGTAGCAGCAACTGAAGACTGAAGAGCTTCAGCAGGCAGATATGGAAGAAAACCAGACCGTTGACATCTTATTTGAGCACCGGAGCTTGGAGGGAAATGATAGGAATCAATGAAGCTAGCACACaccaaattatttataatgcaATAAATGAGGTTGTAAAAGTATATTTGGATATATACATGAACTTGATGTATGTATGTGGTGAAGAGAATTTCTTTTCCCCAGTTAGTGATAATTGTCATCGTTGTTCAATGCATAGTACATGCATTATCATGAGAGAGCCATCTAATGGCAGTCCCATAAATCTCAAAACCATAGTTGGTGGACCATGTCATTAACTATAGTGGAAATAATAGGAAGGGTATTTTAGTCGTTTACTGGTTAGATAATGGCAAAGTGGCTGATTTCAAGTCTTAATAagtatttctttcaaaaaaaagaaaaagaaaaagaaaaaaaaaagggtcgGAATAAGTGCCTTGAAAATGATTGCAAGGCTGAAACCTTTTGTTTCTAGAGAAAGGTGAGAGTGAGTCTTGTGTGGACTTTTCCCGTTAGAGAACCTGTGGAAAATACACCTCCAACAAAATGTACGAAAATACAAAAAGTAGGACCGGATTCTTGGTCCCTTGTTACGAAAGTACTatcatctttttcttaagGCAAACATTAccttacaattaatgtaagatatatctCTCATTTATAAACAGTATATGAATGGAATTCACTCACTGTTTATGTGAGGAATGTAACATACATTAATTATAAAGTAATGAGATCCTTTTCTTAATGCTTAAGGACAATCAACAATCAATCAGAACCACGTATTTTGTTGAATAAACATGTTTCTGTTCAAGATTCCTcctttgtgtgtgtgtgtgtgtgtgtgtgtgtaattcACTCATTTTCATCGTGGATTGGATTTGCGGTAGATTCCACAGCAGGGACGTAGAGCAAATTCTGGGTAAGTAGTAATATGAGTGTGATCCACGATTTCTTGTGTCTTTTATTACGTGGGTCCTCTCTTCATCAGTCGTCAGCCGCCCTGCTTGCCATTTATCAGCGCGTGCactttaaaacatttatcagTAATGTCATTCGGTCTCCTGACGACTTGGTACAGCAGCTGTTATGTTTACAACCATTGAAATTTCCAAGTAGCAATAAAGGCACTCTCTTCACAGAAGAAGACAAGAAAATGCATTATCAACTCTACCGAGACTAATGGGcgtttattaaatgaaaattgaaatgggCTGTAAAAATAGTGAactgtatttttattttaaaattctaacgAACTGTttaaagttattaaaatatcttttttaattgttgtcgctaatattatttgtatagatattataataataacaataataagagtaataataataaaaatatataaaattaataatgatgaagaaattaataataataatgatctatttgtaaataatataaaattttgaggtattttcataaatttaataggGATACAATGAgtaattttgagaataagaatttaattccCAAATCCCAATTCCCTCTTTGGAAATGAAATCAACGGgaataatttctaattttgcGTGGATCCCATGATTCCGATTTcgatttttacttttattttataaagtaaacactatcaatgattttaattttgaatttcgaTTCCTCAATTTTCAAGTAAACACACTATATTTGTTGTATATATCTATTGTATAATGAATCATTGACATTGCCCGAGTTTGTATTGCATGCAAGTAAACTTGCCGAGGGTCAATTTAGTTCCATTTGCAGCCATACAAAGCCAAATaccatttgaaattttgaaatctgAATGAAGATGAGATTTATGACAAACGATATTTGATGGGATCGCTTACTAGGCAAGCAAGCAAGTtttcacataaaattaaaataaaataaacccaGAAACTTCTAAGATGAAGCTGGTCTACTTGCTTTGTGCTTTCAGAGGATTGTAGACTCTCACATCATCTCATTGAATACTTCTACCCAACCCAAATTGTAAATTTAAGCTTTCTATATTAAGCTTAGGTAGGAAGCGTTCTCTCTACAACCCATTGCATTCTTGTTTACCATGTCAAActcttgaaaaacaaaaagaaaactcttTTGATTCATCATCTTCACTCGGGTAGGAGCTTAAAAGTTGTTATCATGCCATCCAAAGTCAACAAACTCAACTAACCTTAACCTGTTTCCGCTCTCTGACAATTCAACATTTTACCCCATAAGTAGACCAACATCTTCCTTTCATCAAAGTATCCTGATACCATGATTCTTTCAACGATCTCACACTTCCAGCTGCTATGCTGCCTGGTACTTCTATTGATTCTCCCTCTCCCTCTATATTCAGCTGATCCTGATCCTTTACAGGACTTCTGTGTGGCAGACTTGAAAGCCTCTGCTTCCCTCAATGGTTTCCCCTGCAAACTTGCTGCAGAAGTAACTTCGGGTGATTTTTTCTTCGATGGACTGAGCAAAGAGGGAAACACAACTATATTTGGATCTGCTGTAACTCCGGCAAATGTTCTTGCATTTCCAGGAGTAAATACTCTCGGAATTTCAATGAACCGAGTTGACTTTGCACCGGGTGGAATCAACCCGCCTCATTCCCATCCTCGCGCAAGTGAATCTGGTATTGTCATCAAAGGAAAGCTCCTCGTAGGATTCTTTACAACTAATAATGTGTTTTATTCTAAAGTTTTGAGTGCCGGGGAGATGTTTGTTATTCCTAGAGGGCTCATTCACTTCCAGCAAAACGTTGGAGAAGGTAAGGCTCTTGCCTTTACTGCTTTCAATAGTCACTTACCTGGCGCTGTGATTGTCCCCACCACTCTATTTGCTTCAACACCTTCCGTTCCTAATCAAGTGTTAACCAAGACATTCCAAGTTGACGATGATTTGATCAGTACCATCAAATCCAAGTTTGGTTCTTGATGCTATGCTACTTATCTCCCAAGTGATGGATCAGAGTTTCGCTTTTACTTGCCCGTTCTCGACAGCGGATTAGATTTGATTTggtgtttcttttcttgttagTGAAGTATGTATAAAACAGATACAATTAATTctacaacaaataaaaaaagaaaacaaattaataaagaggTAATTTGTGATTCGTGAGAAGCAGAATGGTGTTTGATTtctctctcgctctctcttttttttttaaaaaaattttctttctttccttttctccAACAAAACAATCAGAAAGTACATATGATCATTGTTCTTCTGTGAATAATCCAATGACTATCTTCTCTATAGGCTATAGAGAGAATTActaatacattaaaaaaaaaaaatcattgaaatTGCACAATTTAGAGTTTTATCAACAATTTTTGCTTGTGTAGGCAGGGATCTGGTATTTTCAGAATCCCTACGTTAGGAACtacaaaagaagttttttttcACTAAAGATGTGAATTAGGAAAGATTGGTAGACAATATGAACCAGAGACTAAATTGCCATAAGATTTATTGGCAGCTGTAGATTTTGTTTGCCTACAATTACACTTGCAGAGTGCTAACACAATTCCATTTGCAACTATAAAGACAAGTACTATCCTAACATTGACATATCTAATAAAAATGCGAATTATGACCAAAGACCTCAAATGCAACTAATTTGGCTTCATTACCAGGATTAACACTCCCATTTAAGTCCCCGTCCGTGGATTTATCTTTATCTATGTCTCCAGTTGACGCCCTctccaattttcttttcttggaGAGATTTTTTATTACGACTTCCTTCTCGCCggcaaatgaaataaatgtttgAAGACGTGAACTTTGTGAGCTTGGACCTGCAGACTCAAGCTCTTGCAAGTCCAGATAATGCCTGGCAAACTGGCGTACAATCTGTATGAGATATATTAAGAGAGCAAGCAAGCAAGCTACACCACACAAAACAAAGAGGCCCCAAAAGCTTTTAAGATGAAGCTGGTCTGCTTCTTGCTTTGCGCCTTGTGAACTGCAAGCGCTTCTTGTGAGCCACTTGTCATGAATTCTTTGCAGATCTCCATTCTCTGATAGTTCCAGGATGGCAATTGACATGTCAACTGCAAGAGGTGAGTCCCTTGGAAATGCCTATATAGTTAGAAATGAAGagagaaacaaataaatttcacaACTTTCAGAAGAGATAAGTTTGCCTGTGTATCATTCTACCAGAGTGACAGAGCAATACTCACAAATCCCCACCCAATTCTGGTAAATTCTTGGCCTATGATGCTGAATTCACAACGTGTAGAGAGGAAGACCTCCATGTACGCACGTTCATCGATTACTGCTGAAACACCACCGTTTTTGGGACCATCAGTTAAGGCTTTCTCATATTCTTCTGCTGTATTAAGAGGAACAAGTCTGGACTTATCTATGTTGAGTTCGtcagttaaataattttctgcAAATGAGCCACGCTGGTAGCCTATATGGTCACTGCTTGCTACTAAACTCTGGATATCTTTAATCGGCGAAGAAAGCTGTTCAACTGTGAGGATTGAGGTCAGACTTGCAGTGTAGCTTGAAGTAAGTATTAAAACAACGAATAGCCATATGATCAGCACAAGGCGACTGAGGGAGTTAACGGTTCTTTCTTCTACATTAATCGGAACAAGAAGCATTATGATTAGTTCAACAGGAACTGTTTGCAAACATAGAAATCATTTATACATAATTTAAGCCAAATTCGTTCACTTACTATGTGAAAAGAACAAAGTTGAAAAGCTAAACCTGCAGAGTAAGGCACGAATCTTAGTTATTAGAGGATTTAGAAGAAGATGCAGAATTAACAGCTAACCAACCGACGAAAaaatttact
This window contains:
- the LOC102612517 gene encoding glutamate receptor 3.6-like; the protein is MKLSGVMLLMIFYCELFVYRITAQASGRPSVVNIGALLSFSTNVGKVAKLAIKAAVDDVNSDPTTLGGTKLKLQMQDCNHSGFLALAEALHLMEGQTVAIIGPQDAVTSHVVSHVANELQVPLLSFSATDPTLSSLQFPYFVRTTQSDQYQMAAIAEIVDHYGWREVIAIYVDDDHGRNGIAALGDKLAAKRCRISFKAPLSVEATEDEITDLLVKVALTESRIIVVHTHYNRGPVVFHVAQYLGMLGTGYVWIATSWLSTALDTNSPFPSDVMDDIQGVLTLRTYTPDSVLKRKFISRWRNLTDAKTPNGYIGLNAYGFYAYDTVWLLARAINSFFKQGGNLSFSKDSRLSEIQGHLRLDSLRIFNGGNLLRDSILQANMTGTAGPARFNSHGDLINPAYEIINVIGTGYRRIGYWSNYSGLSVVPPETLYSKPPNRSSSNQRLYSVIWPGQTTQKPRGWVFPNNGRHLRIGVPNRVSFREFVSVKGSDMTSGFCIDVFTAAINLLPYAVPYKLIPFGDGHNNPSCTELVRLITAGVYDAAVGDIAIITNRTKMADFTQPYIESGLVVVAPVRKLDSNAWAFLSPFTPMMWGVTAIFFLAVGAVVWILEHRLNDEFRGPPKRQVVTIFWFSFSTMFFAHKEKTVSALGRLVLIIWLFVVLIINSSYTASLTSILTVQKLSSPIKGIDSLRSSNYPIGYQVNSFARNYLVDEFNIDESRLVPLNSPEEYAKALKDGPHKGGVAAVVDDRAYAELFLSTRCEFSIVGQEFTKNGWGFAFPRDSPLAVDISTAILKLSENGDLQRIHDKWLLRSACSSQGAKLDVDRLQLKSFSGLYLLCGLACLLALFIYLMQLVHQFSRHYPGDTESNGGSSRSARLQTFLSFVNEKEDEVKSWSKRRHVERTSYRSEDEMSSCNSNRKHIELSSNLSLDSATRNCNGSS
- the LOC102611719 gene encoding germin-like protein subfamily T member 2, whose translation is MILSTISHFQLLCCLVLLLILPLPLYSADPDPLQDFCVADLKASASLNGFPCKLAAEVTSGDFFFDGLSKEGNTTIFGSAVTPANVLAFPGVNTLGISMNRVDFAPGGINPPHSHPRASESGIVIKGKLLVGFFTTNNVFYSKVLSAGEMFVIPRGLIHFQQNVGEGKALAFTAFNSHLPGAVIVPTTLFASTPSVPNQVLTKTFQVDDDLISTIKSKFGS